A region of Thermodesulfobacteriota bacterium DNA encodes the following proteins:
- a CDS encoding FAD-dependent oxidoreductase has product MKHPKTFILGAGMTGLAASWVSGLPVYESETVPGGICSSYYLSPGGDKPIYSTPEDGEYYRFEIGGGHWIFGGDPAVLHFIRSLTPVKSYHRRSSVFFSKKGLYVPYPIQNHLGYLGKHMAKKALDDLMSGPKGDAKTMADWLEQSFGKMLTELFFAPFHEKYTAGLWTQIAPQDAYKSPVNMSLAIKGASDDTPPVGYNVTFVYPIEGLNTLAQRMAQNRNVKYEKKVVRIDINKKEVSFSDGSGQKYENLISTLPLNKAIEAAGLEPDERPDCHTSVLVLNIGARRGPLCPDDHWLYIPDSDSGFHRVGFYSNVDVSFLPHSSRESNDRVSIYVERAYKHGEKPSNDEIKQYSQNVVKELEGWKFIEMEEAIVDPTWIEVAYTWSWPGSNWKTKALGLLEKNGIFQVGRYGRWIFQGIAESIKDGFFVGAAVGKK; this is encoded by the coding sequence ATGAAACATCCAAAAACCTTTATTCTCGGTGCCGGAATGACCGGACTTGCCGCAAGCTGGGTATCGGGACTTCCGGTGTATGAATCGGAGACCGTCCCCGGTGGGATATGTTCGTCCTACTATCTCTCGCCCGGTGGGGATAAACCCATCTATTCGACTCCGGAAGACGGGGAATATTACCGCTTCGAAATAGGGGGAGGCCACTGGATATTCGGGGGAGACCCAGCGGTGCTCCACTTCATCCGGTCACTCACCCCGGTGAAATCATACCACAGACGATCCTCCGTATTTTTCAGCAAAAAGGGGCTATACGTTCCATACCCGATACAGAACCACCTGGGCTATCTGGGTAAGCACATGGCCAAAAAGGCACTCGACGACCTGATGTCCGGCCCTAAGGGCGATGCTAAAACCATGGCCGACTGGCTGGAGCAAAGCTTTGGTAAGATGCTGACCGAGCTCTTTTTCGCTCCTTTCCATGAAAAATATACGGCCGGACTCTGGACCCAAATCGCTCCCCAGGATGCCTATAAATCGCCGGTGAATATGTCTCTTGCCATCAAGGGGGCTTCCGACGATACCCCGCCGGTCGGATATAACGTCACCTTTGTCTATCCCATAGAGGGCCTCAACACGTTAGCCCAACGTATGGCCCAAAACAGAAATGTTAAGTACGAAAAGAAGGTGGTGCGGATTGATATAAATAAAAAAGAGGTTTCATTCTCCGACGGGTCCGGCCAGAAATACGAAAACCTGATTTCGACACTGCCGCTCAATAAAGCCATAGAAGCGGCCGGCCTTGAGCCGGATGAAAGGCCGGATTGCCATACCTCGGTTCTGGTGTTGAATATAGGTGCAAGGCGGGGGCCACTATGCCCGGATGACCACTGGCTCTACATTCCGGACAGCGACTCCGGTTTTCATAGGGTCGGATTCTACAGTAACGTCGATGTCTCTTTCCTCCCCCACTCTTCCAGAGAATCTAATGACCGGGTAAGCATTTACGTCGAGCGCGCCTATAAACATGGAGAGAAACCGTCAAACGATGAAATAAAGCAATATTCTCAGAACGTAGTTAAGGAGTTGGAAGGGTGGAAATTCATTGAGATGGAAGAAGCTATCGTCGACCCCACCTGGATCGAGGTGGCCTACACCTGGTCCTGGCCGGGCTCCAATTGGAAGACAAAAGCACTGGGGCTTCTGGAAAAGAACGGTATCTTCCAGGTCGGCCGCTACGGACGGTGGATATTTCAGGGCATTGCCGAGTCCATAAAAGACGGCTTCTTCGTGGGAGCGGCGGTAGGGAAGAAGTAG
- a CDS encoding sulfotransferase gives MTDDTKPNFLIIGCGKCGTTTLGNLLNQHPEIFVVSSPKEPNFFSHDRKYAKGWDWYQSLFRNTKGASLVGEKSVSYSSEEFEDRACQRIQKHVPSVRLIYIVRNPLDRVESAYRQIHDVASRRGKYFPHSIEGALKYRPQLYTNALYWQRINKFRSYFPDEQILVLFLEDLKTDPGTVLTKCFNFLGVDSRLPAEGLNKRLNTADEKYYSNWLMRFIINHKSLNSCWIRLPKKARRKAQVIMRNRFEVPLKWEPSAREFVLSQVAEDSRQFLKFYGKPSDFWGPDFTRKEIGFDPGLGDENIEALRTA, from the coding sequence ATGACCGACGACACTAAGCCTAATTTTTTGATCATCGGTTGTGGTAAATGCGGCACGACCACCTTGGGCAACTTGCTCAACCAGCATCCCGAAATTTTTGTCGTTTCCTCGCCCAAGGAACCTAATTTTTTCTCCCACGACCGGAAATACGCAAAAGGATGGGATTGGTACCAATCGCTTTTCCGAAATACAAAGGGCGCTTCATTGGTGGGAGAAAAAAGCGTTTCCTATTCCAGCGAGGAGTTTGAAGACCGTGCCTGCCAGAGAATACAAAAGCACGTGCCAAGTGTCCGCCTGATTTACATAGTCCGCAATCCACTCGATCGGGTCGAATCGGCTTATCGTCAGATACATGATGTCGCCTCCAGGCGTGGCAAATATTTTCCGCATTCGATAGAAGGAGCGTTGAAATACCGTCCTCAGCTATACACAAACGCACTTTACTGGCAGCGCATCAACAAGTTTCGCTCTTATTTCCCCGACGAACAAATATTAGTGCTGTTCCTCGAAGACCTAAAGACAGACCCAGGGACAGTACTCACAAAATGTTTTAACTTCCTCGGAGTAGACTCCAGGCTTCCGGCTGAGGGGCTGAATAAGCGTCTCAACACTGCTGATGAAAAATACTACAGCAACTGGCTGATGAGGTTTATCATCAACCATAAAAGCCTAAACTCCTGTTGGATAAGGCTACCGAAGAAAGCGAGAAGAAAGGCCCAAGTAATAATGCGAAACCGTTTCGAAGTACCATTGAAATGGGAGCCATCCGCTCGTGAATTCGTACTGAGCCAAGTTGCTGAGGACTCCAGGCAGTTCCTCAAGTTTTACGGAAAACCCTCAGATTTCTGGGGCCCCGATTTCACGCGCAAAGAAATAGGCTTTGACCCGGGATTGGGAGACGAAAATATCGAAGCCCTAAGGACCGCTTAG
- a CDS encoding glycosyltransferase family 2 protein encodes MRDYPKTAVVIVNWNRREAVLGLLNSLKDTFSQNEEVIVVDNASTDGSVEAIRLQFPEVQVITNSENKGGTAGFNAGIKYALRKGDFEYIWLLDNDAQVEENSFKELMKAMAGDETIGLAGSRIIDSVRKEITVEAGAFLRWDTIDVNPLFRNKKDFKPKTEIEDVDYVAICSALVRVRSLSKVGLMDERFFFFWDDMDWGLQFRKNGFRVVSVLHSIVYHPAFTEKRSPVIDYYYGSRNGLLAYSKHANYVRRALIFFNFLRFRSKVLLFWGMCGRPDLMLVGFRGIWDFITGAWGGRVQITNDEKKQGSLYRLPEEGKNILILNGGSRDEIFSTLNKLRESFPDSKLSLIMVDDRLDIYRDSFDDIIELNSQKKYGLLYNIVVFFKLLLKNYDIAVNPNYPSPFSFAAKRAYDFDPGNNRFIENQNSRKNIWKLIVSTLLGEAVGILLLPIVYVSSLRYKRS; translated from the coding sequence ATGCGGGATTATCCAAAAACAGCAGTGGTTATAGTGAATTGGAACAGGAGAGAGGCGGTTCTTGGGCTCCTCAATTCTCTCAAAGACACGTTTTCTCAAAATGAGGAAGTCATCGTCGTGGATAATGCATCCACCGACGGGTCGGTAGAGGCAATCAGGCTTCAATTCCCGGAAGTACAGGTAATAACGAACTCAGAGAATAAAGGGGGGACGGCGGGGTTCAACGCCGGGATAAAATATGCGCTAAGAAAAGGGGATTTTGAATATATCTGGCTCCTGGATAATGACGCTCAGGTTGAAGAAAACTCCTTCAAAGAATTGATGAAGGCTATGGCTGGTGATGAGACCATAGGATTAGCTGGCTCGAGGATAATTGACAGCGTGAGAAAGGAGATTACGGTCGAGGCCGGGGCATTCCTCAGGTGGGATACGATCGATGTTAACCCTTTATTCAGGAACAAGAAAGACTTCAAACCCAAGACTGAAATCGAAGATGTTGATTATGTAGCCATCTGCTCGGCCCTGGTCCGAGTCCGCTCTTTAAGCAAGGTAGGTCTCATGGATGAAAGGTTTTTCTTCTTCTGGGACGATATGGATTGGGGACTCCAATTCAGGAAAAATGGTTTTAGGGTAGTGTCAGTTTTACATTCTATTGTCTATCATCCGGCGTTCACTGAGAAGAGAAGTCCGGTCATAGATTACTACTACGGAAGCCGGAATGGCTTATTAGCATATTCCAAACACGCCAATTATGTCAGGAGAGCCTTGATTTTCTTTAATTTTCTCCGTTTTCGTTCTAAGGTGCTGCTCTTCTGGGGTATGTGCGGCAGACCCGATTTGATGCTCGTGGGGTTTAGGGGTATTTGGGATTTTATAACCGGGGCTTGGGGTGGGAGGGTACAGATTACCAATGACGAAAAAAAGCAGGGCTCGTTATATAGGCTTCCCGAAGAAGGCAAGAACATACTTATTCTGAATGGCGGGAGCAGGGATGAAATATTTTCTACCTTAAACAAGCTACGAGAATCTTTTCCGGACTCTAAGCTGAGCTTAATCATGGTTGACGACAGGTTAGATATTTACAGAGATAGTTTTGACGACATAATTGAATTGAATTCCCAAAAAAAATATGGGCTTCTTTATAATATAGTTGTTTTTTTCAAATTACTCCTCAAGAACTACGACATTGCAGTGAACCCCAATTATCCCTCTCCTTTTTCTTTCGCTGCCAAGAGGGCATATGATTTTGACCCGGGAAATAACCGATTTATCGAGAATCAAAATAGCCGGAAAAACATCTGGAAATTGATTGTTTCAACCCTGCTAGGAGAAGCCGTCGGAATACTGCTTCTGCCTATAGTTTATGTCAGCAGCCTTAGATATAAGAGGAGCTAA
- a CDS encoding sulfotransferase domain-containing protein, with protein sequence MRHIPNFLVVGAAKAGTTSLYHYLKQHPDVYLPMKKEHFFFAGLRRDMFSGKGSFYGKNIIENWDDYMSIFEEAATEKAVGEVCVAYLYFYENSIRNILRYVQPVPRIIIILRNPAERAFSNYKHHLRDGVEQLNFDEAIRPEVINRRKGENWWWGFDYIDVGFYHRQVKAYLEAFGNEKVRIYLYEEISKNLLGAIRDMFEFLEVDPSFIPDVSAKHNVTDTPRSRKLQNFLSNYDHPLKKISRPLLLNTIGKEKTEKLVNYFKNKNSRKDSMEPDTKKHLIGVYRHDILMLQDLINRDLSGWLE encoded by the coding sequence ATGAGGCACATTCCTAATTTTTTAGTCGTGGGTGCGGCAAAGGCGGGTACTACCTCCCTTTACCACTATCTCAAACAACACCCGGACGTATATCTCCCCATGAAAAAGGAACATTTCTTTTTCGCCGGCTTAAGGAGGGATATGTTCTCGGGCAAGGGTTCCTTCTACGGCAAGAACATCATCGAGAATTGGGATGATTACATGAGTATTTTCGAAGAGGCGGCCACAGAAAAAGCTGTTGGTGAGGTTTGTGTTGCCTATCTATATTTTTATGAGAATTCAATACGTAATATACTGAGGTATGTACAGCCGGTCCCTAGGATCATCATAATACTAAGAAACCCGGCGGAGAGGGCGTTCTCCAACTATAAGCATCACTTAAGGGATGGAGTCGAGCAATTGAATTTCGATGAAGCCATAAGACCGGAGGTAATAAACCGAAGAAAGGGCGAGAATTGGTGGTGGGGGTTTGATTATATCGACGTCGGCTTTTATCACAGGCAGGTCAAAGCTTATCTAGAAGCTTTCGGAAATGAGAAGGTCAGGATATATCTTTACGAGGAAATAAGCAAAAATCTCTTGGGGGCGATAAGGGATATGTTCGAATTTCTTGAGGTCGATCCTTCATTCATTCCTGACGTGAGTGCTAAACACAATGTAACCGATACCCCCCGTAGTAGAAAATTGCAGAATTTTCTTTCAAATTACGACCATCCCCTCAAGAAGATAAGCCGTCCTTTGCTCTTGAATACCATCGGTAAGGAAAAGACAGAAAAGCTGGTTAATTATTTCAAGAATAAGAACTCTAGAAAGGACAGTATGGAACCGGACACCAAAAAACATTTAATCGGAGTTTATAGGCATGATATCTTGATGCTACAGGACTTGATAAACCGTGACCTGTCCGGCTGGTTGGAATAG
- a CDS encoding glycosyltransferase family 2 protein → MSLNPRVAIVIVNWNKKDYVLNLLGHLRNIDYDNYEIVVVDNASTDGSPDIIREKYPNTRLIINPENLGGTGGFNTGIRYALAKGGFKYVWLLDNDAVIEKTTLVELVKVMESDSEIGIAGSRIVDTEEKDMTVALGGSFKWNTIGVTPFYRNKRGIDERNPKEVDYVAICSALVRVESLDKVGLMDERLFFFWDDMDWGLTFKDNGFKVMAVPQSVVYHPSFTEKRRGRNTDYYGIRNSLLVYTKHTGMLKRFLIFYNYFRYLSKGVIFGLLNRKKRENIKRRFITLDALRDFCSNRWGRYDLNEEEYETEIPERVVAKDESVKGVLVVAGDIKESILRLNEKVEEVFPRATVTLLVRSDREDVFKPYFGNMISMDSKRLNSIFYNVRVFTRILFSGFDVVVSPTLSPFTFAVRKSYFYDLSIGMLRDSDRDFSNVHKLILSTLLGELASLLVTPLIYLKSFRYNKAGL, encoded by the coding sequence ATGTCTCTTAATCCAAGAGTGGCTATAGTTATAGTTAACTGGAATAAGAAGGATTACGTGCTCAATCTATTGGGGCATTTACGGAATATAGATTATGACAATTACGAGATTGTAGTCGTGGACAACGCATCTACAGATGGTTCGCCGGATATCATAAGAGAAAAGTATCCCAACACCCGGCTCATAATAAACCCCGAAAACCTGGGCGGAACCGGGGGATTCAACACCGGAATCAGGTACGCCCTGGCAAAGGGCGGGTTTAAATATGTATGGCTTTTGGATAACGATGCGGTGATAGAGAAAACCACCTTGGTCGAATTGGTAAAAGTTATGGAGAGTGATAGTGAGATAGGCATAGCCGGGTCCAGGATCGTCGATACTGAGGAAAAAGATATGACCGTTGCACTTGGAGGGTCGTTCAAGTGGAATACTATAGGGGTGACCCCATTTTACCGGAATAAAAGGGGTATAGATGAACGAAATCCAAAGGAAGTGGATTATGTGGCTATCTGTTCCGCTTTAGTCAGGGTGGAATCACTCGATAAGGTTGGTCTCATGGATGAAAGATTATTCTTTTTCTGGGATGACATGGATTGGGGTCTTACTTTCAAGGATAACGGTTTTAAAGTAATGGCGGTCCCGCAATCGGTTGTTTACCATCCTTCCTTTACCGAGAAAAGGAGGGGACGGAATACCGATTATTACGGCATCAGGAATTCCCTTCTGGTGTACACGAAGCACACCGGTATGCTCAAGAGGTTTCTGATATTTTATAATTACTTTAGATACCTAAGCAAAGGAGTGATCTTCGGACTATTGAATAGAAAAAAGAGAGAAAACATAAAACGCAGATTTATTACCTTAGACGCTCTCAGGGATTTCTGTAGTAACCGGTGGGGAAGGTACGATCTTAACGAGGAAGAATATGAGACGGAGATACCGGAAAGGGTCGTAGCCAAAGATGAAAGTGTAAAGGGTGTCTTAGTAGTAGCCGGGGACATAAAAGAAAGCATCTTGAGGCTGAATGAAAAGGTTGAGGAGGTGTTTCCACGAGCGACGGTTACACTACTGGTCCGAAGTGACCGGGAGGATGTATTCAAGCCGTACTTCGGTAATATGATTTCCATGGATTCCAAAAGACTAAACAGCATATTCTACAATGTCCGGGTTTTTACTAGAATACTTTTCTCCGGTTTTGATGTAGTAGTTTCTCCAACCCTGTCTCCTTTTACTTTCGCCGTCAGGAAATCGTATTTTTATGATTTGTCTATTGGGATGTTGAGGGATAGCGACAGGGATTTCTCCAATGTTCATAAACTAATTCTATCCACGCTGTTAGGTGAACTAGCATCTTTGTTGGTTACTCCGCTAATTTATCTCAAAAGCTTCAGGTACAACAAAGCTGGTTTATGA
- a CDS encoding S8 family serine peptidase, with protein MSKKSFLILTPVTFMFFFIVFFFSINFHGQAQVVDKIRANVFKELESSPDGMTMVIVALATPVSFPEDFITRKLMINRTQNRVLSSLNVNDFRLRSRWENINGFAGEVTKSGLAKLSAHPDVALVYTPTEVFATLGQSVPRINADKVHDRTDGLTGTGIIVAVLDTGIDTDHPQLMDDLVAQRCTCQNPSSGCSSCCPGGPDSAEDGNGHGTHVSGIITSPQGVAPDAGIVAVKVLSDSGSGCSSGVLDGLDWVLSQVQDKNLDIKVINMSLGGGLFSSNCDSSDPLTTQALNSLNANGVATFAASGNDFSASRISSPACISSAISVGATSDTTDQVASFSNASPILDMLAPGQEITSSKLGGGTTNMSGTSMATPHAAGVAALMVEANPDLTPDELKVIMKTAGKPILDSRNGRRFPRVDARIAVDSILGCDCSDPDAILGTDGDDVIDGTPGEDIICGLEGNDTIRGFAGNDCIDGGEGDDLLVGHKGREVILGGPGNDELRGKLGNDILKGEGDDDTVKGNKGKDLLDGGPQTDDLNGGPGSDTCWDGEINISCEN; from the coding sequence TTGAGCAAAAAGAGTTTTTTAATTCTTACACCGGTAACCTTTATGTTTTTCTTTATCGTTTTTTTCTTCAGCATTAATTTTCATGGCCAAGCACAGGTGGTTGATAAGATCAGGGCCAACGTTTTTAAGGAATTGGAATCGAGCCCTGACGGAATGACCATGGTTATAGTGGCTCTAGCTACTCCCGTCTCTTTCCCGGAAGATTTTATAACCCGGAAGTTAATGATAAACAGGACACAGAACAGGGTTTTATCGAGCCTAAACGTCAATGATTTCAGACTGAGATCAAGGTGGGAAAATATTAATGGCTTTGCTGGTGAGGTCACTAAAAGCGGTCTGGCCAAACTATCTGCGCATCCCGACGTGGCACTGGTTTATACTCCCACCGAGGTCTTTGCGACACTAGGCCAGAGCGTGCCCCGTATCAACGCCGATAAGGTGCATGACCGGACTGACGGTCTGACCGGAACAGGCATAATCGTAGCTGTTCTCGATACTGGAATTGACACTGACCATCCTCAACTGATGGACGACTTGGTTGCTCAACGCTGCACCTGTCAAAACCCTTCATCTGGATGTTCGTCTTGTTGCCCTGGCGGCCCTGACTCAGCCGAAGATGGTAATGGTCACGGAACCCACGTTTCCGGGATCATAACTTCACCACAAGGTGTAGCCCCCGATGCGGGGATTGTTGCGGTAAAGGTGCTTTCAGATAGCGGCTCGGGCTGCAGTTCCGGCGTACTGGACGGCCTTGACTGGGTCTTAAGCCAGGTCCAGGATAAGAACCTCGACATAAAGGTTATAAATATGAGTCTCGGAGGCGGCCTCTTTTCCAGTAATTGCGATTCCTCAGATCCTTTGACCACCCAGGCTTTAAACAGTTTAAATGCAAACGGTGTGGCTACTTTTGCCGCCTCGGGCAATGATTTTTCGGCAAGTAGGATTAGCTCTCCGGCCTGTATATCTTCTGCTATATCCGTTGGTGCTACAAGCGACACAACCGACCAGGTAGCATCTTTTTCCAATGCATCCCCCATCCTAGACATGCTGGCCCCCGGACAGGAAATCACCTCCTCAAAGCTAGGAGGCGGTACTACTAACATGTCCGGTACCTCTATGGCCACTCCTCATGCAGCCGGCGTCGCCGCGCTAATGGTTGAGGCTAATCCTGACCTCACCCCGGACGAGTTAAAGGTCATAATGAAAACTGCAGGCAAACCTATACTAGATAGTAGAAACGGACGCAGATTCCCACGAGTTGATGCCAGGATAGCAGTTGATAGCATTTTGGGCTGCGATTGTAGCGATCCTGATGCAATATTGGGTACGGATGGCGATGATGTGATTGACGGCACTCCCGGCGAGGACATAATATGCGGTCTTGAGGGCAACGATACAATAAGGGGCTTTGCCGGTAATGACTGCATCGATGGAGGGGAGGGGGATGATCTGCTGGTCGGTCATAAGGGTAGGGAGGTGATTTTAGGCGGGCCAGGGAACGACGAGCTAAGGGGAAAGCTTGGAAACGATATACTGAAAGGGGAAGGGGATGACGATACCGTTAAAGGAAATAAAGGAAAGGACCTTCTGGACGGGGGCCCTCAAACCGATGATTTGAACGGAGGCCCTGGTTCTGACACGTGCTGGGATGGGGAAATCAATATCTCCTGCGAGAATTAA
- a CDS encoding ABC transporter ATP-binding protein has product MSSDTVIELKDVWKKYSVREVLHRSLREDLINNLLGINDRRDANENLREGEFWALRDINMSLRRGECVGLYGPNGSGKTTIIKLIASVTYPNRGEVIVRGRVAPLISVSAGFHPDLTGRENIYMNGTIIGMTIKEIKEKIEDIIEFSGIGKRFIDMPVKKYSSGMNARLGFSIAIHSEAEILLLDEILAVGDESFKEKCFDRIQEIRNKKTIVLVSHNKRQMQEIVDRTIFIKEGAIVAESNGQKLS; this is encoded by the coding sequence ATGTCATCTGATACAGTAATTGAGCTCAAAGATGTCTGGAAGAAATACTCGGTAAGAGAGGTGCTCCATCGATCCCTGAGGGAAGACCTTATCAATAACCTTTTGGGTATAAATGATAGAAGGGATGCCAATGAGAACCTGAGGGAGGGGGAATTTTGGGCGTTGAGAGACATCAACATGTCTTTACGGAGGGGAGAGTGTGTAGGTTTATATGGGCCAAACGGTTCAGGGAAGACCACTATTATAAAGCTGATAGCGTCGGTTACCTATCCTAACCGGGGCGAGGTCATTGTCAGGGGTAGGGTTGCCCCGTTAATATCGGTTAGTGCAGGGTTTCATCCGGATTTAACCGGGAGAGAGAATATCTACATGAACGGTACCATTATCGGGATGACCATAAAGGAGATTAAGGAGAAAATAGAGGACATAATTGAATTTTCGGGGATTGGAAAACGATTCATCGACATGCCGGTGAAGAAGTATTCCTCGGGCATGAACGCGAGGCTGGGGTTTTCAATCGCCATCCATAGTGAGGCGGAGATACTGCTCTTGGATGAGATTCTTGCAGTGGGTGACGAGTCTTTTAAAGAAAAGTGCTTCGATAGAATTCAGGAAATAAGGAATAAAAAGACAATAGTTTTGGTATCGCATAATAAGCGCCAAATGCAGGAAATAGTGGATAGAACCATCTTTATTAAAGAAGGGGCAATAGTGGCGGAAAGCAATGGACAAAAATTGTCATAA
- a CDS encoding ABC transporter permease has protein sequence MEIFKRLYPYKDLFFIYVWREFTIRYRHSIIGVLWALIQPLSMMALLTFIFTYVMDIRIKDYPKAVFFLAGLLPWTFFSSSINQSINSLAGQHSLIRKIYFPREIIPISRVLAALFDFFIAFLLFPLILFIHKIPITWTMLWVIPLVMLLFFFTVSMSLLLSSINVYYRDVRLASEFFIRLLFFASPILYSIDGLSIKLKLILLLNPLTFIIENMRRCMIEGRGVILWQFVFVGVILVILYYISYRFFIRTERAFADVI, from the coding sequence ATGGAGATATTCAAGAGGCTCTATCCATACAAAGATTTATTCTTTATCTATGTTTGGCGGGAATTCACCATTCGTTACCGTCATTCTATCATTGGGGTGCTATGGGCTCTAATTCAACCCCTGAGCATGATGGCGCTGCTTACATTTATTTTTACATACGTGATGGACATAAGAATAAAGGACTATCCTAAAGCGGTTTTCTTCTTAGCCGGTCTATTGCCCTGGACCTTTTTTTCATCATCTATTAATCAATCCATAAATAGCCTGGCCGGCCAGCACAGCCTGATCAGAAAAATATATTTCCCTCGCGAGATTATACCCATATCCCGGGTGCTGGCTGCTCTCTTTGATTTTTTCATAGCTTTTCTTTTGTTTCCCCTGATATTGTTCATACACAAGATCCCCATAACCTGGACCATGTTATGGGTTATCCCGCTGGTGATGCTGCTCTTTTTTTTCACCGTGTCGATGTCCCTCTTACTTTCCAGCATTAACGTCTATTATCGGGATGTGAGGCTGGCATCGGAGTTTTTCATCAGGCTCCTTTTTTTCGCTTCTCCTATCCTGTACTCGATCGACGGTCTCAGTATTAAACTCAAGCTCATTCTGCTTTTAAACCCCCTGACATTTATAATCGAGAATATGCGAAGGTGTATGATCGAAGGCCGGGGAGTGATTCTATGGCAGTTCGTTTTCGTCGGTGTCATCTTGGTTATTCTCTATTATATATCCTATAGATTTTTCATAAGGACAGAGCGGGCCTTCGCCGATGTCATCTGA
- a CDS encoding glycosyltransferase family 2 protein, which yields MNLRTSLLLAAYRLFPFPLEGSADIEGGDLGYDISCVINFYGRINILKNVLHSLAEQDFPQERFEVILVEDRGGSDEGKKISEVFKPMLHNVRYFSLSENHGQMGYSRNYGLSKAKGRLVLFLDDDTVILQRDFLSNLVEEFEDSGADAVIPRGTASYCVLEGKYCYHQPYFPTNRCMAYRRDVLKELKGFISEITGQEDVEFVVRFMASGRRFYQSNRLNYLHPPLIMTDSNKARAVGLSFAKLRHRYPLIIWLMLLANGSRYLPLLLFPISQKVRMQGRFSLGFLVGVFYSMIGRKIEYN from the coding sequence ATGAATCTAAGGACAAGCCTACTCTTGGCGGCTTATAGGCTGTTTCCTTTCCCCTTAGAGGGAAGTGCTGATATTGAGGGTGGGGACTTAGGTTACGATATATCTTGTGTAATAAACTTCTACGGAAGGATAAACATCCTGAAGAATGTCCTTCACAGTCTGGCCGAGCAGGATTTTCCCCAGGAGAGATTCGAGGTGATCTTGGTTGAGGACCGGGGAGGAAGCGATGAGGGCAAAAAGATTTCGGAGGTTTTTAAGCCAATGCTGCACAATGTGAGGTATTTTTCGCTCTCGGAGAACCATGGGCAGATGGGTTACTCCAGAAATTACGGGCTCTCCAAGGCTAAAGGAAGGCTGGTATTATTCCTCGACGATGATACGGTGATCTTGCAAAGGGACTTCCTCTCGAATTTAGTCGAAGAGTTCGAAGATTCCGGGGCTGATGCTGTCATACCCCGTGGTACTGCCAGTTATTGCGTGTTAGAGGGAAAGTATTGTTATCACCAGCCCTATTTCCCTACAAACCGTTGTATGGCTTACCGGAGGGATGTATTAAAAGAACTAAAAGGTTTTATCTCGGAGATAACCGGACAGGAGGACGTGGAGTTCGTGGTGAGGTTTATGGCCTCGGGCAGGAGATTTTATCAGTCTAATAGACTCAATTATCTTCATCCTCCACTCATAATGACCGACTCCAATAAGGCTCGGGCTGTCGGGTTATCCTTTGCCAAGCTAAGACACCGGTACCCGTTAATTATATGGCTCATGCTTCTGGCAAACGGGTCAAGGTATTTACCCCTTCTGCTATTCCCGATAAGTCAAAAAGTGAGAATGCAGGGCAGATTTAGCCTGGGGTTCTTGGTTGGCGTCTTTTACTCGATGATTGGGAGAAAAATCGAGTATAATTGA
- a CDS encoding macro domain-containing protein, with translation MGGSRDRIIIKQGDITDMEVEAIVNAANTELVLGSGVAGAIRKKGGDTIQEECDNIGRIPLGQAVITGAGKLKSKYIIHAAGMHLGGRVTEESLRECTMNCLLRADEKGIRTIAFPAIGTGVGGFPVAECARVMIDTVIDHIKRYQNIETVYFVLFDEKNFKVFDDCLKSKQGH, from the coding sequence ATGGGCGGGTCGAGGGACAGGATCATAATTAAGCAGGGCGATATTACCGATATGGAAGTAGAAGCAATCGTGAATGCGGCCAACACGGAACTGGTTCTGGGAAGCGGGGTCGCCGGGGCCATAAGAAAGAAAGGCGGAGACACAATTCAAGAAGAATGCGATAACATCGGCCGCATCCCGCTCGGGCAGGCGGTAATTACCGGAGCGGGGAAATTAAAGTCAAAATACATAATTCATGCAGCCGGAATGCACCTCGGCGGCCGGGTAACCGAAGAATCTTTAAGGGAGTGTACTATGAATTGCCTGCTAAGGGCTGATGAGAAGGGAATTAGGACCATTGCATTTCCAGCGATTGGGACTGGGGTAGGAGGTTTTCCGGTCGCTGAATGCGCTAGGGTCATGATCGACACAGTCATAGACCATATTAAAAGATATCAAAATATCGAAACGGTTTATTTTGTCCTTTTCGATGAGAAGAACTTTAAAGTTTTTGATGACTGCCTGAAAAGCAAGCAAGGACATTGA